In a genomic window of Vibrio marisflavi CECT 7928:
- a CDS encoding GNAT family N-acetyltransferase codes for MIVENVLPESYAEMLDVWESSVRATHDFISEEDIEFFKPIIIEQAFPAVTLKCVKGESGSILGFIGIHDCKIEMLFILNEARGQGVGKVLLQYAIQKLGVSKVDVNEQNPLAVGFYEHMGFKLVSRSPVDDMGKPFPILHMTL; via the coding sequence ATGATTGTAGAAAATGTGCTTCCTGAATCTTACGCAGAAATGCTTGATGTTTGGGAAAGCTCAGTCCGAGCGACTCATGATTTCATATCAGAAGAAGATATTGAGTTTTTTAAGCCGATTATCATCGAACAAGCCTTCCCTGCTGTGACATTAAAATGTGTAAAAGGTGAGAGTGGGTCAATTCTAGGATTTATTGGGATCCATGACTGCAAGATTGAAATGCTATTCATTTTAAATGAAGCAAGAGGTCAAGGTGTCGGTAAAGTGCTACTTCAATATGCAATTCAAAAACTTGGAGTAAGCAAGGTTGACGTGAACGAACAGAACCCTTTGGCTGTAGGTTTTTACGAGCATATGGGTTTTAAACTGGTATCACGTTCTCCTGTCGATGATATGGGCAAACCATTTCCAATTCTGCATATGACGCTATAG
- a CDS encoding spore coat protein U domain-containing protein, which produces MKKISLLALMIAGVLPFAANADVDQPTQIGNTLDVTFYAAIKPECTLSGSSVANFSPTGDGSDPSAVQQATETLTLTNCYVPGSAPDIYTKSDTHSLTNDNDGNDQVAFNLYTDSDYKTAITSEGSTNPVPLPVTLDDHTGTATVYAQTAKFTGENAATYKGTVTFEVYY; this is translated from the coding sequence ATGAAAAAAATAAGTTTACTAGCCTTAATGATCGCCGGCGTATTACCATTCGCCGCTAACGCTGACGTAGATCAGCCAACTCAAATAGGTAATACGCTTGACGTAACCTTTTATGCGGCAATTAAACCCGAATGTACATTATCAGGTAGTTCAGTTGCTAACTTTAGCCCTACCGGTGATGGTAGTGACCCTAGCGCAGTACAACAGGCCACCGAAACATTGACATTGACAAACTGTTACGTGCCAGGGAGTGCACCTGATATTTATACTAAGTCAGATACTCATTCACTTACGAATGATAATGACGGTAACGATCAAGTCGCATTTAATCTATATACAGATTCAGATTACAAAACAGCGATAACTAGTGAAGGTTCAACAAACCCTGTGCCATTACCAGTAACCTTAGATGACCATACTGGAACTGCAACCGTTTATGCTCAGACTGCCAAGTTCACTGGTGAGAATGCCGCTACATATAAAGGAACTGTAACATTTGAAGTTTATTACTAA
- a CDS encoding spore coat protein U domain-containing protein, translated as MKYFYKSKNICCQLLAFTIAILTATKVLAVTESNSIILNSSCNVQVKDIAFGYVRRGSSSPAIGAFRILCGGANLSDGTIGYRIWQSNHQLEHTENGASYSLYANASHSAPLGNTPFGTQVIKGTFSIRNRHGESGWIPLYASLTIDRNAPPQQISRSIPLKYSLNYLLG; from the coding sequence ATGAAATATTTCTACAAATCCAAAAACATTTGCTGCCAGTTACTAGCTTTTACTATAGCCATCTTAACTGCTACTAAAGTGCTGGCTGTCACGGAAAGCAATTCTATTATTTTGAATAGTAGTTGCAATGTCCAAGTAAAAGACATTGCATTTGGTTATGTGCGCCGAGGCTCCTCCTCGCCTGCTATCGGCGCATTCAGAATTTTATGTGGGGGAGCAAACCTTAGTGATGGGACAATTGGTTACAGAATATGGCAATCCAATCATCAATTAGAACATACTGAAAACGGAGCTTCTTACTCACTGTATGCCAATGCAAGTCATAGTGCCCCGTTAGGTAATACTCCATTTGGCACCCAAGTTATCAAAGGAACATTTTCAATTCGCAACCGCCATGGAGAGTCAGGCTGGATCCCTTTGTATGCTTCTTTAACGATAGATAGGAATGCACCTCCACAACAAATTAGCCGCTCAATTCCACTTAAATACAGTCTGAACTACCTACTAGGTTAA
- a CDS encoding PTS sugar transporter subunit IIB, with protein sequence MKIMVVCGHGLGTSLMMEMSVKSIVKELNVDASVDHIDLGSAKGTACDIFIGTNDIAEQLNALGVEQRIVALDNMVDKVAMKERLSAALQELSVM encoded by the coding sequence ATGAAAATTATGGTTGTATGTGGTCACGGTCTTGGTACTAGCTTAATGATGGAAATGAGCGTCAAAAGTATTGTCAAAGAACTCAATGTTGATGCTTCTGTAGATCATATTGATCTTGGCTCTGCAAAAGGTACAGCTTGCGATATTTTCATTGGAACCAACGATATCGCTGAACAGCTTAACGCGTTAGGTGTCGAGCAACGTATTGTCGCACTCGATAATATGGTTGACAAAGTAGCAATGAAAGAGCGTTTATCTGCCGCCCTTCAAGAACTTAGTGTTATGTAA
- a CDS encoding fimbria/pilus outer membrane usher protein — MKFIFHNTLALILTLTAFPCWADNKENIPAICVASHATPVIAGVTINGQTQQLSPVCETSNQFWISEQLLKRLGVVDLHDLKELQLHQHQFIVINKSKVSWDPHSQNLSINFPSWRYKLASHNVYNSHAHPNLEPQSANGVFLNYNVSSSTFSGSNNFDSSISTELGVFTSQAGFFRQTSVWKPISASNSAYDTSKWTRLDSTWRKDFWHALSTLELGDSTTSSAHWGGSSNFAGISFYKNYELNPKIDVRALPSVSESSTLPQDVNLQVNGVSVGNYQTNPGGFQFYNIPVNNGFGTITVKSQDKNGNSTTYQIPYFASDNLLKPGISSYSFQFGSLREEYGTNSNMYGEWTAVGNYKYGMSPYWTSEVHSSLFLNQQTVGFTQYFGSGQYGTFTLDTGTSHNHSGIGSLVGVGYQVSRNHYGININYQRNSANFVQLSSIPTNSNSDNSEPSCNEYQAGISLHAPLGHIATLSTSVIYQSAIDSSPSYHTYTAEINANLYRGLSVYSNYQANQSNNGSWSVNMGLSYSFEHSNVSNRYTSSQTSDDNTLSFSTTTQLQSDQALSTQLSNTHYMESHEDKQSASIYLNGGQHGDYSASLYRSDTENQFTVNANGGLVWMDNQLFSTPTLQNAFAVVDTSSFRGVGVRSNGVEHGKSNSNGVYIIPDLPSYTESTIGISPDIAMNLKEMDTSFKVMPAYRSGELLKFDIEPIHYVLAHIKDPQGKPLEAGTAVEVYTSSGEERSVLGNGGLLYLSTTSQSLKVVVLTGEQKGETIEGHYTPNQDMVVHLSKLAITHAPKIGETSQNNIAIATNKSIGREASIDREMSIERGELHALRSHKEQYVDKNCLANHISPELMEYRSTNFASKHVGYFEQMFSKYRSYFVGERYVSTQIVSDNARNA, encoded by the coding sequence ATGAAATTTATTTTTCACAATACCTTGGCACTAATTCTTACGTTAACTGCTTTTCCATGTTGGGCAGATAACAAAGAGAATATACCTGCTATTTGTGTAGCATCACATGCGACTCCTGTAATTGCAGGTGTCACAATTAACGGTCAAACACAACAACTATCACCTGTTTGTGAAACAAGTAATCAGTTTTGGATCTCTGAGCAACTGTTAAAAAGGTTGGGCGTAGTGGACTTACACGACCTTAAAGAACTGCAGTTACACCAACATCAATTTATCGTTATTAATAAATCTAAGGTAAGTTGGGACCCACACTCACAAAACCTCTCTATCAACTTTCCATCTTGGCGATATAAATTGGCTAGTCACAATGTATACAACAGTCATGCTCACCCTAACTTGGAGCCACAATCAGCTAATGGAGTATTTCTTAACTATAATGTTTCTAGCTCGACCTTCAGTGGCTCGAACAACTTTGACTCTTCTATTTCTACAGAGTTAGGAGTGTTTACTTCACAGGCTGGCTTTTTCAGACAAACATCCGTTTGGAAACCCATCTCGGCTTCTAATAGCGCTTACGATACATCTAAATGGACTCGCTTAGATTCAACATGGCGAAAAGATTTCTGGCATGCACTTTCAACCTTAGAACTAGGAGATTCAACGACAAGTTCAGCTCATTGGGGGGGTAGCAGTAACTTCGCGGGCATCAGCTTTTACAAAAATTATGAATTAAACCCTAAGATTGATGTTCGTGCTTTACCCAGTGTCAGTGAAAGCTCAACACTACCACAAGATGTAAACTTGCAGGTCAATGGCGTTTCTGTAGGTAACTACCAAACCAACCCAGGTGGATTCCAGTTTTATAACATTCCAGTCAATAATGGTTTTGGTACTATTACCGTCAAATCTCAAGATAAAAATGGCAATAGTACTACCTATCAAATCCCATACTTCGCTAGTGACAACCTGCTTAAACCTGGGATATCTAGCTATTCATTTCAGTTCGGAAGTTTGAGAGAAGAGTATGGTACGAATAGCAATATGTATGGCGAATGGACTGCTGTTGGCAATTATAAATATGGAATGAGTCCATATTGGACTTCTGAAGTACATTCAAGCCTTTTTCTTAACCAACAAACCGTAGGTTTTACGCAGTACTTCGGATCAGGGCAGTATGGGACCTTCACGCTCGACACTGGCACTAGCCATAATCATTCGGGTATTGGAAGCTTAGTAGGGGTGGGATACCAGGTTTCCCGCAATCACTATGGGATAAATATCAATTATCAAAGAAATTCTGCAAACTTTGTCCAATTGTCTTCCATACCAACGAATAGCAACTCAGACAATTCAGAGCCAAGTTGTAACGAGTATCAAGCGGGCATTAGTCTCCACGCTCCACTCGGACACATTGCAACACTCTCAACGAGCGTTATCTATCAAAGTGCCATTGACTCCTCACCTTCGTACCACACGTACACGGCTGAAATTAATGCCAATTTATATCGCGGGCTATCAGTCTACTCTAATTACCAAGCTAACCAATCGAACAATGGCTCTTGGTCAGTTAACATGGGGCTTAGTTACTCTTTTGAGCATAGTAATGTAAGTAATCGCTACACGAGTAGTCAAACTAGTGACGACAATACGCTTTCTTTCTCAACTACAACGCAATTGCAATCAGATCAAGCGCTATCGACCCAACTATCTAACACCCACTATATGGAAAGTCATGAAGATAAACAGTCTGCTTCGATTTATCTCAATGGCGGTCAACATGGTGACTACAGCGCTAGCCTATACCGCAGCGACACAGAGAATCAGTTTACCGTAAATGCAAATGGTGGGCTTGTTTGGATGGATAATCAGCTCTTTTCTACCCCAACTCTACAAAATGCGTTTGCGGTAGTTGATACGTCGAGCTTTCGTGGAGTTGGAGTGCGCTCGAACGGAGTAGAACATGGTAAATCTAATTCTAATGGTGTCTATATTATTCCAGACTTACCTTCCTATACAGAAAGTACAATAGGAATTTCCCCTGATATCGCCATGAACTTAAAAGAGATGGATACAAGCTTTAAGGTGATGCCTGCTTATCGATCTGGTGAATTACTCAAGTTTGATATCGAACCTATCCATTATGTTTTGGCACATATAAAAGACCCACAAGGCAAGCCTCTAGAGGCAGGAACTGCGGTAGAAGTCTATACCTCTAGTGGCGAAGAGAGGAGTGTTTTGGGTAATGGTGGACTGCTTTACTTATCGACAACAAGCCAGTCACTTAAGGTTGTAGTTCTTACGGGCGAACAAAAGGGCGAAACTATTGAAGGGCATTATACACCTAACCAGGATATGGTGGTTCACCTTAGCAAATTGGCTATCACTCATGCACCCAAAATAGGGGAGACCAGCCAGAACAATATAGCCATTGCTACCAACAAAAGTATTGGCAGGGAAGCGAGCATTGATAGGGAGATGAGTATTGAAAGGGGAGAGTTACATGCCCTCCGCTCTCATAAAGAGCAATATGTAGACAAAAATTGTCTAGCGAACCACATTTCACCCGAGTTAATGGAGTACAGAAGTACAAACTTTGCATCCAAACACGTTGGGTATTTCGAACAAATGTTTAGTAAATATCGATCCTACTTTGTAGGGGAGCGATATGTCTCTACTCAGATTGTGTCGGACAACGCGCGTAATGCATGA
- a CDS encoding DMT family transporter: MNFVFAFVIYFVWGTCYAVAQYTVPNFPPLLLALIRALPAGLLFLAIKPSFPKFEHHRSLAILGLINIAIFFALIFVMATTLPAAISGVGMISVPVFAMIYQVIFLRKKPSVVEVISGIMLIILAYLLFNPGSMKLNPIGLLALLGAIICIVVGSNLTRKAGKHLHWWTIITWELLFAGIALIIANIVAVGINPHPYVEAFAHFDLKNLIGLLWIIIVTSAFGYGFSVWLLQDMSVVDFTFGNIANPIAGVLSGYLLLNNTYSLPQYALMAGMVVVALIPQIVIKINTNQKNHRLKSKADLTTEKSILR, encoded by the coding sequence ATGAACTTTGTTTTTGCATTTGTAATTTATTTCGTTTGGGGTACATGTTACGCAGTCGCGCAATATACCGTGCCAAACTTCCCGCCTTTGCTCTTAGCCTTGATTCGAGCGTTGCCAGCTGGATTGTTATTTTTAGCGATTAAACCTTCATTTCCTAAATTTGAGCATCATAGGTCGTTAGCGATTCTAGGCTTGATTAACATTGCCATTTTCTTTGCGCTAATTTTTGTTATGGCAACGACTCTTCCAGCAGCAATATCGGGCGTTGGTATGATATCTGTCCCCGTATTTGCAATGATTTATCAAGTGATTTTCTTAAGGAAAAAGCCCTCTGTTGTTGAAGTGATTTCAGGCATTATGTTAATAATTCTGGCTTATTTACTATTCAATCCAGGTAGCATGAAGTTGAACCCAATCGGTCTACTTGCCCTGCTTGGTGCCATCATCTGTATTGTGGTAGGTAGTAACTTGACTAGAAAAGCGGGTAAGCATCTTCATTGGTGGACAATTATCACTTGGGAGCTGTTATTTGCAGGTATCGCGCTCATCATCGCCAATATAGTGGCTGTTGGAATTAACCCACATCCTTACGTTGAAGCGTTCGCGCACTTTGACTTGAAAAATCTTATCGGTTTGTTGTGGATAATCATTGTAACTAGCGCGTTTGGTTATGGTTTCAGTGTTTGGTTACTGCAAGATATGTCAGTTGTCGACTTTACCTTTGGTAATATTGCCAATCCAATTGCAGGGGTATTAAGTGGCTACCTTCTACTCAATAATACTTATTCTCTTCCCCAATATGCGCTCATGGCCGGTATGGTTGTCGTTGCTCTTATCCCTCAAATCGTAATTAAGATAAACACAAATCAGAAAAATCACAGACTGAAGTCAAAAGCTGATTTGACTACTGAAAAATCGATCTTGAGATGA
- a CDS encoding fimbrial biogenesis chaperone has translation MKFFLFLIFIFLSPICNALQIDRTSLAYSHNSNIETINIRNNSSEAKSYQASVYVWQDTNRRHQVKTFDLFPSPTVFTISAHGSQSIRVGLFTKNHSQDVKGYRLEIQQLPQNELMSKNINTGMQVLYSVNIPVVVFPKQPLNTQWHWNYLKNSHQLVFTNTGNSIISFKKCLFTDDHGVTHKPKQRVAYVFPGQTLHISTPADKKITSISQSIYDFKRQTSKTITLPQ, from the coding sequence ATGAAATTTTTCTTATTCTTGATTTTTATTTTTTTATCACCAATTTGTAATGCACTCCAAATCGACCGTACCTCGTTAGCATATTCACATAATAGTAACATTGAAACGATAAATATTAGAAATAACTCAAGTGAAGCTAAAAGCTATCAGGCATCAGTATATGTTTGGCAAGATACTAATAGGCGACATCAAGTTAAGACATTTGATCTATTCCCATCCCCAACGGTTTTTACTATATCCGCACATGGCTCTCAATCAATTCGAGTTGGGCTATTTACCAAAAATCATTCTCAGGATGTCAAAGGGTATAGGTTGGAAATACAGCAACTTCCTCAAAATGAGTTGATGAGCAAAAATATCAACACTGGTATGCAAGTGCTTTATAGCGTCAATATTCCAGTTGTGGTATTTCCAAAACAACCATTGAACACGCAATGGCATTGGAACTACTTAAAAAATTCTCACCAACTCGTATTTACCAATACTGGCAATAGCATTATCAGCTTTAAAAAGTGTCTTTTTACAGATGATCATGGGGTGACACACAAACCCAAGCAAAGGGTCGCCTATGTATTTCCTGGCCAAACACTCCATATTTCAACGCCAGCCGATAAGAAGATCACCTCAATTTCTCAGAGTATTTATGACTTTAAAAGACAAACCAGTAAAACGATCACACTGCCCCAATAG
- a CDS encoding LacI family DNA-binding transcriptional regulator, protein MSEPRKRRSTGSITLADVAKKAGVGTMTVSRALRTPELVSEKLREKIQQVVEDLGYIPNKAAGALASAESYSIALIIPSVFEKACALFLPRFQQTLNKAGYQLLIGYSDYSIEQEEKLLTTFLQSRPAGVVLFGSEHSQRTGQLLQGFNAPVLEIAEMSSHANYLNIGIDYFEVGKTCTKHLIERGFKNIAFIGARGNHFTMQRKLQGWQSAMIENYLAPDHFLTTHEAPSSQLGAEGLAQLMLRDSNLNALVCSHEEIAIGALFECHRRVLKVPTNMAIICLEGSSMGEHAYPSLTSAEFDYEQMGIQAADKLLQAIKCKPVDKSTQVGFKLIQRASTALN, encoded by the coding sequence ATGAGCGAACCCCGCAAACGAAGAAGTACCGGTAGTATTACCTTGGCTGATGTGGCAAAGAAAGCTGGAGTGGGCACAATGACAGTGTCACGAGCTTTAAGAACGCCAGAATTAGTTTCAGAGAAGCTTAGGGAAAAGATTCAGCAAGTGGTTGAAGACCTAGGTTATATTCCAAATAAAGCAGCAGGTGCTTTGGCGTCTGCAGAAAGCTATTCTATTGCTCTTATTATCCCTTCTGTATTTGAAAAGGCTTGTGCGCTATTTCTGCCAAGGTTCCAGCAAACATTGAACAAAGCGGGCTATCAACTGTTAATTGGATACAGCGATTACTCTATTGAGCAGGAAGAAAAGCTACTTACTACGTTCTTACAAAGCCGACCTGCAGGTGTTGTCTTATTTGGGAGTGAGCATAGTCAACGTACGGGCCAGCTATTGCAAGGATTCAATGCTCCTGTACTCGAAATTGCGGAAATGAGCTCGCATGCCAATTATCTCAATATAGGAATCGATTATTTTGAGGTGGGGAAAACCTGTACCAAACACTTAATTGAAAGAGGATTCAAGAACATAGCGTTTATTGGTGCGAGAGGGAATCACTTTACAATGCAGCGTAAATTACAGGGTTGGCAAAGTGCGATGATAGAAAACTATCTCGCTCCAGATCATTTTCTTACCACCCATGAAGCGCCTTCTTCACAGTTGGGCGCTGAAGGGTTAGCGCAGTTGATGTTACGTGATTCTAACCTGAATGCCTTGGTTTGTAGCCACGAAGAAATCGCGATTGGTGCTTTATTTGAGTGTCATAGGCGAGTGCTTAAAGTACCAACCAATATGGCAATCATTTGTCTGGAAGGCTCCTCAATGGGTGAGCATGCATATCCAAGTTTGACTAGCGCAGAGTTTGACTATGAGCAAATGGGGATACAAGCAGCAGATAAGCTATTACAGGCTATTAAATGTAAACCAGTGGATAAATCTACCCAGGTAGGCTTCAAGCTAATACAACGTGCGAGTACAGCTCTAAACTAA
- a CDS encoding PTS ascorbate transporter subunit IIC encodes MEFFSFLMNDVLSEPSVLVGLIALIGLIAQKKSVTECIKGTVKTILGFIVLGAGAGLVVTSLGDFATIFQHAFGITGVVPNNEAIVSIAQEAFGKEMAMIMFFAMVVNILIARLTPWKFIFLTGHHTLFMSMMVAAILSSSGMSGVPLIALGSVVVGSVMVFFPAIAHRYMKQVTGSDDVAIGHFSTLSYVLAGFIGSKFGNKEHSTEEMNVPKSLLFLRDTPVAISFTMGIIFIVTCLFAGGDYVREVSGGKQWFMFSLMQSITFAGGVYVILQGVRMVIAEIVPAFKGISDKLVPNAKPALDCPVVFPYAPNAVLVGFLSSFSAGLIGMFLLYMMGLTVIIPGVVPHFFVGAAAGVFGNATGGRRGAILGAFAQGLLITFLPVFLMPVLGDLGFANTTFSDSDFGAVGILLGLIVR; translated from the coding sequence ATGGAGTTCTTTAGTTTCTTAATGAATGATGTCCTATCAGAACCGTCGGTTCTGGTCGGCCTCATTGCTCTCATCGGTTTAATTGCCCAAAAAAAATCTGTCACTGAATGCATCAAAGGTACAGTCAAAACGATTTTAGGCTTCATCGTATTGGGAGCAGGGGCTGGTCTTGTAGTAACTTCACTTGGAGATTTCGCTACTATATTCCAGCATGCTTTTGGCATCACTGGCGTAGTGCCTAACAACGAAGCGATTGTTTCGATTGCACAAGAAGCCTTCGGTAAAGAAATGGCAATGATCATGTTCTTTGCTATGGTAGTGAATATCCTGATTGCGCGCCTCACACCATGGAAATTCATCTTTTTAACAGGTCACCATACCTTGTTTATGTCGATGATGGTTGCGGCGATTTTGTCTTCAAGCGGAATGAGTGGCGTCCCTTTGATTGCACTTGGTTCTGTTGTTGTGGGATCTGTAATGGTCTTCTTCCCAGCTATTGCACATCGCTATATGAAGCAGGTGACGGGTTCTGATGATGTAGCCATTGGGCACTTCTCGACACTCTCGTATGTCCTTGCAGGCTTCATTGGCAGCAAATTTGGCAACAAAGAACATTCAACCGAAGAAATGAATGTGCCAAAAAGCCTGCTGTTCCTGCGTGATACTCCAGTAGCGATTTCGTTTACTATGGGCATCATCTTTATCGTGACATGTCTGTTTGCCGGTGGTGACTATGTTCGTGAAGTCAGTGGTGGTAAACAGTGGTTTATGTTTTCACTGATGCAATCTATTACCTTTGCCGGTGGTGTATACGTCATTCTTCAAGGTGTACGAATGGTGATCGCTGAAATTGTGCCTGCGTTCAAAGGTATCTCTGATAAGTTAGTGCCAAACGCAAAACCTGCTTTAGATTGTCCTGTGGTATTCCCATACGCACCAAATGCGGTACTAGTTGGTTTCCTTTCTAGTTTCTCAGCAGGCCTAATTGGTATGTTCTTACTTTATATGATGGGCTTAACTGTCATAATCCCTGGTGTTGTACCACACTTCTTCGTAGGTGCTGCCGCAGGTGTATTTGGTAACGCGACAGGTGGCCGACGTGGTGCTATTTTGGGTGCTTTTGCACAAGGTTTATTGATAACTTTCCTACCAGTATTCCTAATGCCTGTACTTGGAGACCTTGGTTTTGCCAACACGACTTTCAGTGATTCTGACTTTGGTGCTGTCGGTATTTTACTCGGATTGATTGTACGTTAG
- a CDS encoding PTS sugar transporter subunit IIA: MLRELITSDVIRIHKDASDWKDAIHKSCEALIENGSIEPSYVDAIYRSHEELGPYYVVGPNMAMPHARPEDGVNRLSLAITVIQDGVAFNSQENDPVKMLVTLAATDSNSHVEAISKLAELFMNQEHVDAVCTAQSTKDVLEIIEKY, translated from the coding sequence ATGCTACGTGAACTGATTACTTCTGACGTGATTCGCATCCATAAAGATGCATCAGATTGGAAAGACGCAATCCACAAATCTTGTGAAGCATTGATCGAGAACGGCTCTATCGAGCCTAGTTATGTAGACGCTATTTATCGCTCACATGAAGAACTCGGCCCCTATTATGTTGTCGGCCCAAACATGGCAATGCCTCACGCCCGTCCAGAAGATGGCGTGAACCGCCTTTCACTGGCGATTACCGTCATTCAAGATGGTGTTGCTTTCAATTCACAAGAAAATGATCCAGTAAAAATGCTGGTTACCCTTGCAGCAACAGACAGTAATAGCCACGTAGAGGCCATCTCTAAACTGGCTGAGCTGTTTATGAATCAAGAGCATGTTGATGCTGTTTGCACAGCTCAATCTACAAAAGATGTTCTCGAAATCATCGAAAAATACTAA
- the narL gene encoding two-component system response regulator NarL, with translation MTTENIKSSVLLIDDHPTLCSGLQFLINSTETMQVVGIANDGSTGIELAKQYEPDLILLDLNMPVMNGLETLEELRNQHISSRVVIFTVSDYKGDLTTLIKAGADGYLLKDMEPEELLANIEKACNGNMVLSPELAPLLLEGMRPKSNNRSIENLTRRELETVRLLSKGLTNKMIAKELDISEGTVKVHVKSLLKKLNLRSRVEVAIWVKEEKVFK, from the coding sequence ATGACGACAGAAAACATCAAATCTAGCGTATTACTGATTGACGACCACCCTACCCTTTGCAGTGGCCTGCAATTTCTCATCAATTCAACTGAAACCATGCAAGTTGTTGGTATCGCAAACGACGGTTCTACTGGCATTGAGTTGGCTAAGCAGTATGAACCCGACTTGATCTTGCTTGATTTGAATATGCCAGTGATGAATGGCCTTGAGACTCTTGAAGAATTAAGAAATCAACACATTTCTAGTCGTGTGGTGATTTTTACCGTCTCAGACTACAAAGGCGATCTCACCACACTAATAAAAGCCGGTGCCGACGGTTACTTGCTTAAAGATATGGAGCCAGAAGAACTGCTGGCAAACATTGAAAAAGCCTGTAACGGCAACATGGTACTCAGCCCAGAGCTTGCGCCACTGCTGCTAGAAGGCATGCGTCCAAAATCCAACAACCGGAGCATTGAAAATCTTACTCGCCGAGAGCTAGAAACGGTACGCCTCTTAAGTAAAGGGCTGACTAATAAAATGATTGCCAAAGAACTAGACATCAGTGAAGGCACAGTGAAAGTTCACGTTAAGTCCTTGCTCAAGAAACTCAACTTACGCTCCAGAGTAGAAGTTGCTATTTGGGTGAAAGAAGAGAAGGTGTTTAAGTAG
- a CDS encoding MarR family winged helix-turn-helix transcriptional regulator: MAPKSVDTIIEQLHNEIPEVEILATEVIARMIRIAKKLDVELGALHKQYGLKKGEFDVIATLRRAGKPYQLTPTELLNSLLLTSGAMTNRLDRLEGKGLIKRTHSQSDRRSIIVELTKCGYQLFDEMFDENIELQKRLVSSVENKEQLNHLLKSWEI; this comes from the coding sequence ATGGCTCCAAAATCCGTAGATACAATCATCGAACAGTTGCACAACGAGATACCTGAGGTAGAAATATTAGCCACTGAGGTTATCGCTAGGATGATTCGAATTGCCAAGAAACTTGATGTCGAACTAGGCGCACTTCACAAACAGTATGGTTTAAAAAAGGGGGAATTTGACGTTATCGCCACTTTGAGACGAGCAGGAAAGCCGTACCAATTGACACCTACAGAGTTACTTAACTCCTTACTATTAACGTCTGGAGCAATGACCAACCGCTTAGATAGACTAGAAGGTAAAGGACTAATTAAAAGAACGCATAGTCAGTCTGATAGGCGTAGTATCATCGTCGAACTAACCAAGTGTGGGTATCAGCTCTTTGATGAAATGTTTGACGAGAATATCGAACTACAAAAACGGTTAGTTTCTTCGGTTGAAAATAAAGAGCAATTAAACCATCTCCTTAAAAGTTGGGAAATTTAA